From Deferrivibrio essentukiensis, one genomic window encodes:
- a CDS encoding CvpA family protein: MEITDIILLIIIGVFAVKGLLKGLINEAFGILGLILGYVVSFQIYTPIAKIINGMGLSDKVAGAVGFVLAFLIIYIALLIIGKLLARFFKAIKLGWADRTLGALFGALKSAVILSIILSVVISFTPRNSEFAKKLEKNYVSGNLLKLTPYVFDVLNKLPKDKKKNPFKNESLLDKFK, from the coding sequence ATGGAAATAACTGATATTATTTTATTAATAATAATTGGTGTTTTTGCTGTAAAAGGGCTTTTGAAAGGTCTTATAAATGAAGCTTTTGGTATTTTAGGACTGATTTTAGGTTATGTAGTTTCGTTTCAGATTTATACACCTATTGCAAAAATCATAAATGGTATGGGCTTGAGTGATAAGGTAGCGGGAGCGGTAGGGTTTGTCCTTGCGTTTCTTATAATCTACATAGCCCTTCTAATTATAGGCAAACTTCTTGCGAGGTTTTTCAAGGCTATAAAGCTTGGCTGGGCAGATAGGACTCTTGGAGCATTGTTTGGTGCATTAAAGTCTGCGGTTATCCTAAGTATAATTTTATCAGTGGTAATTTCATTTACACCAAGAAATTCAGAATTTGCAAAAAAACTTGAAAAAAACTATGTTTCAGGAAACTTGCTAAAACTCACTCCTTATGTTTTTGATGTATTGAATAAGTTACCTAAGGATAAGAAGAAAAATCCATTTAAGAATGAAAGCTTGTTAGATAAGTTTAAATGA